The sequence CACTCAAGATTCAGGGGGGCATGAAGGGACTTCAGACAAGACTCGGAGTCAGTAGAGAACAAGTAGAGGGGGTGTGGAGTTGGCCCGGGGTCTTTGAGGGTTAAGAATTCAGAACATTTGGAAATCTaagctgtatgtgtctgttagcCGGAGTTAAACTCTTAACTTTCTCATGAGGTGACCCCCTATCTCTTAGTTCCAGCTGTTGAATGAGGTTCAGTGTCAGCcctgtgttctttctctctagcCACTCTTGCTTGTTTCATAGCTAACTAGCTGCGCAAAGCTGTACGGTCACCTCCTGTAAGAATGGAGTTTTTATTGGTTATTTTCAACAGAACCTTTTACCTTCATTCTACAGTACATGTGATTGGAGGAAGACACTTACTTAATGTGTTTCCAGGTCAGCTTTGTGGAAAGATTGTGCTGTCCTCAGTTAAGCACTGCTGTGTGGTCTCTATAGACATGCTCAAAGGAGGCTCATTTGTTGTGCTGAATTTGTCCTCCCTCAGAGAGAAGCTGAGCCAGGAGGAATCTGTCTCTGCCATGGTGTCAGTCCAATGGAGGGGGGTGTACGGAGGTATTTGGATTGGACTCCACAAGACCTTCATGGTACCGACCGCTGCAGGAGTGTCAGCTGAGAGTGACgaatgtccctctctcctctccctctgctgggTCTAGGTCCAGCTGGTGAACTGTAAATGTGACCATACCGAGTCTGGCCGAACGGTTTTAAAAGACAACGTTTGTTTAAGATGGAGTGTATGGCTCTGTAtgtaatggtgtgtttgtgagtgctcAAGAAGCTTTGGATGGAGAGTTCTCCTGTTGCCTTTGAGTCTaatatatagatacacacacacacaccaacacacactcacacttgcacacagaccTTTGTGATGCCCCCTAAAAATTCATTTCAGATTacgtgttttttgtttgttttttggttggtttgtgttttttttttttttttttttttttttttaaacattggcACTACATCAATGTGTAGGTCAGTGGCCATACTTAACCTTGTAGGCTTACAACGGATGAACCCGTTCATCCACAGTTGTCTGAGagcatgtctttgtgtcttaTTAGCGGTCTCCCCTCTCTGGCTGCCTACCAATCTACCCAGTGCTCCCATCCACATGAGAGTACTTAGGCAGCAGTCTGTTCCCACTGCTCAACTGGTGCCTACAGACacatttcttttacattttttttttttttatacatgttTTGTCATCTCCAAGCTGCTTGGTTTTGTTCTGAGTTCAATCATTGATGCCTTAGTCAAGGAATTCAATAACCGTTAATGTGACATGGACTGAATGGAATGAGACGATCGAACATTTTTACCCGTCATCTTTTTGTCACATATCACATTTGGTCCCTCGAAGTACCCTGAATGCCAATTTGTGTTGGTGTTAAAGAGGTATATTAGCTCAGATTAGCCCAGTTAATCGTGGATGTCGTTTATGCATTTTATGATGCCACGAATGTTCTGATTTCTGATGTTCTGATGACCCCATTCATGATGTTGACATGGTAACCCCCCCACCACTTTGGGGACATGGGTGTGTGGTGAGGAGAAACAGCCCCTGACTTCACAGGAGGGAGTAGAAGacagactgtgttgtgtgtaaggGATCAGTTTGGCATCTGCCTCCATATTTTGACTATGCAATTGTGCCAACAGTCTAACAGATCACCTTCCAGCATCATCTTGACCAGTCAGCCATGTTCCCATTCACACAACAGAGCTtaccatctttctctctgtcacacataccTGTCAGCCCATTGTAATTCACATGTGTTCTCATCAGATGTTTAATAGTAGTATATTTGGAAAAATATGAACTCTATTTACTTGACCACAGATGAAATATATCAATATAAAAGTGATGATATTTAAAGAATAATCCCAGCTTTGCCTATGTAGATCACTGTACAGTCCATCATGTCTCCCCACTGTCTCCCTAGCCTTGGAGCGcagatcccccccaccccacattcCCCCCGTAGATGTCCGTGAGACCAAACACAAGCCTCCTCCGACATAGGAAATCTCACTGGCAGCACACAAATGAAAATCTTTGTACCTGGGAAGATTTTtagacaggatgtgtgtgtgtgtgtgcgtgtgtgagtgttgtctgGGACCTTCCTTTAACTCTCCTGTAAATGTGTTAGATCCGATTTCTAGTGTTTGTAGgatgtttgtaaaaaaaaaaaaaaaaaaaaagcagctggAAGTTGTTCAGCTGTGCAGGGAAAAACACATTCAGCAACACACAACCACGCGCGTTCCAATCCCAATGGTTCATGTCATATGCATTGATGGTTCTGAAATTTGCACCGCCTTCCTGACCTAGCTGTAATGTTGGGTCTTAATGactagaatatatatatatatatatgaacaaACCGGTGCAATAAAGTTGTGACTTTTGTGAAGAAAAAGTTTGTCCTTTTAATTATTcatcctctctgtatctccagtAAACTACAAGGGCTAGTTAACAGACTATCTGTTTGAGATGAATGATCCCTCTCTAAATGCAAAACAGTACAGTTATACCATATTCTGTTCAAATGTTTGCAACTTTTATTGATTGTTATTTTGTCACAATTTCTGACATACATTGTTACTTGGTTGTTATAGCGACTCCTCGCTTTATCCAAGAGTTGCTGTCCAACACAGACAACATGAACCGGGAAACGTCGCCCCTGGCTACAGCATGACGTCCAATGGGAAGTCCACTAGAATCTGGGACAAAGTAACCCTCGCGGGTCAGGAACTCTTTTGCTATAAGGGCAAAACAGTGATCCCATTAGAGTGAGGGCGTATGAAAATGCCTTATGGTTTAGCAGGTAATTGAAGCCCACCTGTAGCCGGCTCATTCCGTAGACCTGGAGGACGCACAACTGTCCAGTCGATATTATTGACTTGCTTTAAATAGTGCTCCATCTCATACATGTTGCTGAGCACGCTCTGTATGGTCGTCAGCAGAAAGAGCCTGAAGACAGAAGCAGTGCCTGTCAAAGAGTTGGCTGTGGAGACAGGATATATGATGAAGCACCAGTTCATGATGTGAACAACTCCAGAAAGTAATGTGAAccacacaaaatgaaaaatgtcCATTTCTacagttaaaggtacagtaggTAGTTTTGGTTAACAAAAATTCAGTGCCCTAAAGCTATGAAACCCTCATTACTGAATTTGTTATGAATAAGGAGCACTTTGTTAAGGTATTACTAAAAAGTTAGAGAACAGATGTACTGTCTCTAAGTGTACTTTTCTAAAGGTAAACTAGGGGGTTATTTCAAAGCCTAGTGATATAAAAATCAGCATTTTTACAGGTCAAACTACAACATGTATACACAAAATAACACACTCCAGTCCAGATCGCCCTATATTTGGGTTATTTGTAAATTTGAGAGTTCTGATTTAGGAAATGATCGGACGCTTACGGTCAGTATACCATGATGTCATAGTGATGACCCGGTTCACTCCCACCTCTTGTGCTGCGCAAACAACTGCTCGCATGGACTTGGTATATCCAGTGACcccaaagagaggagagataggaaACCCAAGACAGGAGATAACCGCATCATGGCCTTCTAAATGGCGCTTCAGACTGTCTTTTGAGAACACATCTCCTTTAACTACctagaggagacagagagcattAGAGGGGACATTCACAAGTGCCACACAAACTGCTCTTGGTGTTTTATTAAACCGTCCGATGTGAGGTAATTCCCAAgttgaaaaaaaatgcagtCTATGCATATTCTTAAACTACTAGATTAATGCCAGCAAACACCCAACAGCCTTTTTTCAAGGCAATAGCAATAAACAATCATACAGTAAGGCTCTGACAACCTGGAGGTGAAGAATGTCAAATGTGAGATTTTAAGTGAAGTCTCATTCAGAATTCAGTTTTTTCTTGAACTCTTAATTTTGAAGTTTATTTCTCCCAACCTGTCCAGTTAAAGGTAATGAATGCATCAACGTAGCACCTATTTTAAGATAAACATGTAtgtgcaaataaacaaacacatttggatGCACCAATGGACATTTTTAATTCATAATGTGCACCTTCGTGAACAATTTGTGATATATTTCTTCTTGCCTGTAATGACAAATACCGGGCCTAATTTGATAGATGCACATCACGGGTTTTTACCATGGAGGTTTTACATCTGGAGAGTGAGGAAGTACCATCCCCATTCATTTTAATGGTCGAGGCTTTGATAGACTTCAGCCCAGGAAATGCCTAATTGACCgccaacatctttaaaaatgACGTCCCATGGGTGCTCTCTTCCCGCACCATTTCAACAAAAAGCCAATTATGCACCATATAATATATGACAAAAGGCACtacaaatttcatttttattctaTATAATTAATTTCCCTAATATCTTAGCATGCGTGTTTATTAGGCCTTTAGGCATATGTGTTAAATAATGATTACACTTCGGTGGTTAGGACTGTGCTGGGTTTTTATCAATTCAACACGACATATTTAATAATTTGTATATGACAATTTAACAGTTAAAATATTTTTACAAC is a genomic window of Clupea harengus chromosome 1, Ch_v2.0.2, whole genome shotgun sequence containing:
- the LOC105899326 gene encoding flavin reductase (NADPH)-like encodes the protein MRIAVLGATGQTGQYLVKQAIQKGYGVTAVVRNPGKLLVCHENLKVVKGDVFSKDSLKRHLEGHDAVISCLGFPISPLFGVTGYTKSMRAVVCAAQEVGVNRVITMTSWYTDPNSLTGTASVFRLFLLTTIQSVLSNMYEMEHYLKQVNNIDWTVVRPPGLRNEPATAKEFLTREGYFVPDSSGLPIGRHAVARGDVSRFMLSVLDSNSWIKRGVAITTK